Proteins from a genomic interval of Siniperca chuatsi isolate FFG_IHB_CAS linkage group LG10, ASM2008510v1, whole genome shotgun sequence:
- the lhfpl5b gene encoding LHFPL tetraspan subfamily member 5b isoform X1 produces the protein MDLLPAQEAAKIYHTNYVRNSRAIGVMWAVFTICFVIITVVVFIQPYWIGDSVNTPQAGYFGLFHYCIGNALTSELICKGSVLDFSSIPSPAFRTAMFFVGTSMLLVVGTMVCFSLFFFCNTGNVYRICAWMQLASAALMVMGCMIYPDGWDSPEVKRMCGQSTDKYSLGNCTVRWAYILAIISILDALLLAFLSFTLGNRQDKLLPDDFELEGAENP, from the exons ATGGATCTGCTCCCAGCCCAGGAGGCTGCTAAAATCTACCACACGAACTATGTGAGAAACTCCCGAGCCATCGGCGTCATGTGGGCCGTGTTCACCATCTGCTTCGTGATCATCACCGTGGTGGTCTTCATCCAGCCCTACTGGATCGGGGACAGCGTCAACACCCCGCAGGCCGGGTACTTCGGCCTCTTTCACTACTGCATCGGCAATGCGCTCACCTCGGAGCTCATCTGCAAGGGCAGCGTGCTGGACTTCAGCTCCATCCCTTCACCGGCCTTCAGGACCGCCATGTTCTTCGTGGGCACCTCCATGCTGCTGGTTGTAGGCACTATGGTGTGCTTTAGCTTGTTCTTCTTCTGCAACACCGGGAACGTCTACAGGATCTGTGCGTGGATGCAGTTGGCCTCAG CTGCGTTGATGGTGATGGGCTGCATGATCTACCCAGACGGCTGGGACTCTCCGGAGGTGAAGAGGATGTGTGGCCAGAGCACGGACAAGTACAGCCTGGGGAACTGCACGGTGCGCTGGGCCTACATCTTGGCCATCATCAGCATCCTGGATGCCCTCCTCCTGGCATTTCTGTCCTTCACCCTCGGCAACCGGCAGGACAAGCTGCTGCCGGATGACTTTGAGTTGGAGGGAGCAG AAAACCCCTGA
- the lhfpl5b gene encoding LHFPL tetraspan subfamily member 5b isoform X2, whose product MWAVFTICFVIITVVVFIQPYWIGDSVNTPQAGYFGLFHYCIGNALTSELICKGSVLDFSSIPSPAFRTAMFFVGTSMLLVVGTMVCFSLFFFCNTGNVYRICAWMQLASAALMVMGCMIYPDGWDSPEVKRMCGQSTDKYSLGNCTVRWAYILAIISILDALLLAFLSFTLGNRQDKLLPDDFELEGAENP is encoded by the exons ATGTGGGCCGTGTTCACCATCTGCTTCGTGATCATCACCGTGGTGGTCTTCATCCAGCCCTACTGGATCGGGGACAGCGTCAACACCCCGCAGGCCGGGTACTTCGGCCTCTTTCACTACTGCATCGGCAATGCGCTCACCTCGGAGCTCATCTGCAAGGGCAGCGTGCTGGACTTCAGCTCCATCCCTTCACCGGCCTTCAGGACCGCCATGTTCTTCGTGGGCACCTCCATGCTGCTGGTTGTAGGCACTATGGTGTGCTTTAGCTTGTTCTTCTTCTGCAACACCGGGAACGTCTACAGGATCTGTGCGTGGATGCAGTTGGCCTCAG CTGCGTTGATGGTGATGGGCTGCATGATCTACCCAGACGGCTGGGACTCTCCGGAGGTGAAGAGGATGTGTGGCCAGAGCACGGACAAGTACAGCCTGGGGAACTGCACGGTGCGCTGGGCCTACATCTTGGCCATCATCAGCATCCTGGATGCCCTCCTCCTGGCATTTCTGTCCTTCACCCTCGGCAACCGGCAGGACAAGCTGCTGCCGGATGACTTTGAGTTGGAGGGAGCAG AAAACCCCTGA